From the genome of Uranotaenia lowii strain MFRU-FL chromosome 1, ASM2978415v1, whole genome shotgun sequence, one region includes:
- the LOC129737879 gene encoding uncharacterized protein LOC129737879, whose protein sequence is MATSGASSSTRNPPLRNLQTRLMAMLEMFKALTIFSNTLGEVTSIQQIQVRLEKLNDLWDKVNDAIMDVEMHDEYSAKEGTCPSIRLDFTTRFYDAKASMLDRIKELEGNAANTSVLQSTRIMDSSIQPVTEHVRLPQIRLQTFDGNIDQWLSFRDLFLSLIHSKVDLPDVEKFHYLKGCLAGEARALIDPLALTRANYTIAWETLMTRYNDSKVLKRRQVANLFKLPKVTKESSSEIQVLLEGFERVVQTLDQLVKTEDYKDLLLLEVLCARLDPVTRRAWEEHSALQTQDTVKDLTQFLQTRVKILASLPSKTQDTKLEPSKPLKKNFASRTSYSAAQVSSVTCIACPESHLLYTCPTFLRLSPSARDKLLRQHSLCRNCFRRGHQATECRSMQVCRKCRGKHHTLVCFREDEGVYRNPRTATPPRRGQQSSQPTDTSAGTVSSNVARNHSSTIILATAVVLVEDDTGKAFHARALLDSGSESNFMTERLCQRMKISRRRSNISVLGIGNANTTVTYQISAVVRSRTTSFVKNMEFLLLPTVTADLPTTSVTVSLWKFPQGVELADPGFFQSKAIDMVLGIQHFFSFFQTDNKIPLGNGLPMLIDSVFGWLVTGAVEHQGSTRRIVCNTASTVHLDELLTKFWSCEEIGSPNIFSPEEQRCEAQFVRTIKRSSDGRYTVGLPKNDHVFSTMGESRGIALQRLHGLERRLARDPELRNQYNQFMEEYVDLGHMRRAHVGPEKRCYLPHHPVIKQASTTTKVRVVFDASCKSSSGVSLNDALLAGPVIQDELRALIMRCRMKRIMIVADVEKMFRQIGIDRADMPLQSILWRKDSSENVETYELTTVTYGTKPAPFLATRTLKQLATNEQESYPMGSKAIMEDVYMDDVLTGTDNEEAASILCEQLISLTKRGGFRLRKFASNSPTALRLVDEEDLALPHTTEILLDPDPAVKTLGLVWQPRTDILRFNFTILDTPENERLTKRKILSAIAMLFDPLGMVGAVTTTAKIFMQRLWKLNEKGERLGWDHPVPPEVEREWHNFHRQLHLMNELKIQRCAIIPNSVKMELHFFSDASEKAYGACAYIKSIDPQGKIFVHLLASKSKVAPLKCQSIPRLELCGALLSAELSGKVREALKVETEMFFWTDSTCVLQWLKAIPTTWATFVANRVAKIQSATENCVWRHVPGVQNPADLISRGLNPDQIQENKLWWNGPEWLLKNYYPEQPSSFYTEVADAEVRHVAANLTTSQTDFGMEYVSKFSSFNKLIRSTAYWMRLMRILRKNETNPNSFLTVVELRDAEYAVIRQIQQETFPEEWKCLAEGKDVHRSSPLRWFVPRISLENLIRVGGRLGKSEASEDTKHPIVLPAKHPFTVMLYEHYHQKLMHAGSQLLLSSVRLKYWPLGGRNVPRQIVHNCKQCFRSKPSPIQQFMGELPLARVTRSRPFSKTGVDYFGPVYVRLAPRRPAIKAYVAVFICLCTKAVHLELVSDLSTDRFLQALRRFTGRRGHCSDIYSDNRTNFVGARNFLRELLNLLRNRQHQEKVSKECATNHIQWHFIPPAAPHFGGLWEAAVRSAKKHLLKVLGENAVTFEDMTTILVQVENCLNSRPITALSDDPNNLQPLTPGHFLIGEAFQQLPERDYSEIPMNRLNQSQVLQKKLQHFWDRWSVEYLTQLQGRYKRWKSPVKISVGRLVIIKDDNLPPCRWKMGRVEKLHPGSDGVVRVVTLKTATGPSTRPIEKLCILPEAFQPQEDDPRSYENQTDQTTPLCS, encoded by the coding sequence ATGGCTACTTCCGGCGCCTCATCATCTACTAGGAACCCACCGCTGAGGAATCTTCAGACTCGATTAATGGCGATGCTGGAGATGTTCAAAGCACTAACCATTTTCTCGAATACTCTGGGGGAGGTAACATCGATTCAACAAATCCAAGTGAGGTTGGAAAAGCTGAATGATTTATGGGACAAGGTCAACGATGCTATCATGGATGTAGAAATGCATGATGAGTATTCGGCAAAGGAAGGCACATGTCCAAGCATTAGGTTGGACTTCACCACACGCTTCTACGATGCTAAGGCGAGCATGTTAGACCGGATCAAGGAGTTAGAAGGCAACGCAGCGAACACCAGTGTTCTGCAGTCCACCCGCATCATGGATTCATCCATTCAGCCAGTAACGGAGCACGTGAGGTTACCCCAAATTAGGCTCCAGACGTTCGACGGCAACATAGATCAGTGGTTAAGTTTCCGGGATCTTTTCCTGTCGCTGATCCATTCCAAGGTGGACTTACCGGatgttgaaaaattccattATCTGAAGGGATGCCTAGCCGGAGAAGCCAGAGCTCTCATCGACCCTTTGGCATTGACAAGGGCCAACTACACCATCGCCTGGGAAACACTGATGACGAGATACAACGATAGTAAGGTCTTGAAACGCAGACAAGTGGCAAACCTATTCAAACTCCCAAAGGTTACAAAGGAATCGTCATCGGAAATTCAGGTATTACTGGAAGGCTTCGAGCGAGTGGTGCAAACTTTGGATCAACTGGTGAAGACCGAGGATTACAAAGATCTATTGCTGTTGGAGGTATTGTGCGCTAGGTTGGATCCCGTAACTCGTCGTGCGTGGGAGGAGCACAGCGCGCTGCAGACCCAGGATACCGTAAAAGATCTCACCCAATTTCTACAAACGCGAGTCAAAATCCTTGCCTCATTACCATCAAAGACTCAGGATACGAAGCTGGAACCCTCAAAACCTCTTAAAAAGAACTTCGCCTCTAGAACGAGCTACAGCGCAGCTCAGGTGTCATCCGTAACGTGTATTGCTTGCCCAGAGTCTCATCTGCTTTACACGTGTCCGACGTTTTTAAGGTTGAGTCCATCCGCTCGCGATAAACTATTGAGGCAGCATTCTCTATGCAGAAATTGTTTCCGACGTGGTCACCAAGCTACAGAATGCAGATCCATGCAAGTGTGTCGTAAATGCAGAGGAAAGCACCACACTTTAGTGTGCTTCAGAGAAGATGAAGGAGTCTATCGGAACCCACGAACAGCAACACCCCCCAGAAGAGGTCAACAATCATCTCAGCCAACAGATACATCAGCAGGAACAGTCTCGTCAAATGTTGCCAGGAACCATTCATCGACGATAATTCTCGCCACAGCAGTCGTTTTGGTTGAAGATGACACAGGAAAGGCTTTCCACGCAAGGGCTTTACTAGACTCCGGATCAGAAAGCAACTTCATGACAGAGAGGCTCTGTCAGCGGATGAAGATCTCCCGAAGGCGTTCCAATATCTCGGTGCTTGGGATCGGCAACGCAAACACAACTGTGACGTACCAGATTTCAGCAGTTGTCAGGTCACGCACAActagttttgttaaaaatatggaGTTTCTACTTCTACCAACGGTTACCGCAGATCTGCCTACAACCAGCGTTACAGTATCATTATGGAAGTTCCCACAGGGTGTGGAACTAGCAGATCCAGGTTTTTTCCAATCGAAGGCGATAGATATGGTACTTGGTATACAGCATTTCTTTTCGTTCTTCCAAACCGACAACAAAATCCCGCTAGGCAATGGATTGCCCATGCTGATAGATTCAGTATTTGGTTGGTTAGTCACCGGAGCAGTTGAACACCAGGGTTCAACTCGGCGCATCGTTTGCAATACGGCTTCTACAGTACATCTAGATGAACTTCTCACCAAgttttggtcgtgtgaggagaTAGGGTCTCCGAACATATTTTCCCCGGAAGAACAACGCTGCGAGGCGCAGTTTGTTCGCACAATCAAGAGGAGTTCTGATGGGCGATATACTGTGGGTTTACCGAAGAACGACCATGTATTTTCGACGATGGGCGAGTCGCGAGGCATAGCACTTCAGCGACTGCATGGCTTGGAACGTAGATTGGCGAGAGATCCCGAGTTGCGAAACCAATACAACCAGTTTATGGAGGAGTACGTGGACCTAGGGCACATGCGTAGGGCGCATGTGGGCCCAGAGAAGCGTTGTTATTTACCACACCATCCGGTCATCAAACAGGCAAGCACAACAACCAAGGTTCGAGTGGTATTTGATGCATCGTGTAAGAGCAGCAGTGGCGTTTCCCTGAACGATGCACTCCTGGCAGGACCTGTGATCCAAGACGAGCTACGAGCCCTTATCATGCGTTGCCGAATGAAGCGGATAATGATTGTCGCAGATGTCGAGAAAATGTTCCGACAAATAGGTATCGATAGAGCAGACATGCCACTTCAAAGCATTCTGTGGAGGAAAGATTCATCGGAGAACGTGGAAACGTATGAACTCACCACCGTTACATACGGTACAAAACCGGCACCGTTTCTCGCTACCAGAACACTGAAGCAGTTGGCCACAAATGAGCAGGAATCATATCCAATGGGATCCAAGGCAATCATGGAAGACGTCTACATGGATGACGTTTTGACTGGAACGGATAACGAAGAAGCGGCTTCGATACTCTGCGAACAACTTATCAGCCTAACGAAACGTGGAGGGTTTCGACTAAGAAAGTTCGCATCCAATTCGCCAACGGCCTTGCGATTAGTAGACGAGGAAGACCTTGCGTTGCCGCATACGACCGAAATACTATTGGATCCAGACCCGGCAGTCAAAACCCTAGGACTTGTGTGGCAACCCCGAACTGACATCTTGCGATTCAACTTCACCATATTGGATACCCCGGAAAACGAAAGGCTAACGAAACGAAAAATTCTGTCGGCAATAGCAATGTTATTCGACCCGCTTGGTATGGTAGGAGCTGTCACCACAACTGCCAAAATTTTCATGCAGAGGCTGTGGAAATTGAACGAGAAAGGAGAAAGGCTTGGCTGGGATCATCCGGTTCCACCTGAAGTTGAACGAGAATGGCATAATTTCCATCGGCAGCTCCACTTGATGAACGAGTTGAAGATACAGCGTTGTGCAATCATCCCAAATTCCGTTAAGATGGAGCTGCATTTCTTCTCAGACGCATCGGAGAAGGCGTATGGTGCCTGCGCATACATTAAAAGCATCGATCCACAAGGAAAGATTTTCGTGCATCTACTAGCGTCGAAATCGAAGGTCGCCCCTCTGAAATGCCAGTCGATACCCAGGTTGGAGCTGTGCGGAGCACTTTTATCAGCTGAATTATCCGGAAAGGTACGAGAGGCGTTGAAGGTCGAAAcggagatgtttttctggacggATTCAACATGCGTACTGCAGTGGTTGAAGGCGATTCCTACGACGTGGGCTACGTTCGTTGCAAACCGTGTAGCGAAAATCCAATCAGCGACGGAGAACTGTGTTTGGAGACATGTTCCAGGGGTACAGAATCCAGCAGATCTAATTTCCCGTGGCTTAAATCCCGATCAGATCCAGGAGAACAAACTTTGGTGGAATGGTCCCGAATGGCTCCTGAAAAATTATTATCCGGAACAACCCAGCAGCTTTTACACTGAGGTAGCAGATGCAGAAGTTCGGCATGTTGCAGCGAACCTGACAACAAGTCAGACCGATTTCGGAATGGAATACGTTAGCAAATTCTCGTCGTTCAACAAGCTTATACGCAGCACCGCATACTGGATGCGACTGATgcgaattttgaggaaaaacgAAACAAATCCCAATAGTTTTCTAACGGTGGTGGAGCTTAGAGATGCCGAATACGCCGTAATCCGCCAAATACAGCAGGAGACGTTTCCCGAAGAATGGAAGTGCCTAGCCGAAGGGAAGGATGTTCATCGAAGTTCACCCCTAAGATGGTTCGTTCCTCGAATTTCTTTGGAGAATTTGATACGAGTTGGCGGCCGATTAGGGAAATCGGAGGCGTCAGAAGATACCAAACACCCTATAGTCTTACCAGCGAAACACCCTTTTACAGTTATGTTGTACGAACACTATCATCAGAAGTTGATGCACGCTGGATCACAGTTGTTGCTTAGTTCCGTTCGTTTGAAGTATTGGCCACTTGGAGGTCGGAATGTTCCCCGACAGATTGTACACAACTGTAAGCAGTGTTTCCGCTCCAAGCCGAGTCCCATTCAGCAGTTCATGGGTGAACTACCTTTAGCACGTGTAACAAGATCCAGACCGTTTTCCAAGACCGGCGTGGACTACTTTGGACCAGTATACGTTCGCTTAGCACCAAGACGACCAGCAATCAAGGCATACGTAGCAGTTTTTATCTGTCTTTGCACAAAGGCGGTACACCTCGAGCTAGTCTCAGACCTTTCAACGGACCGTTTCTTACAAGCATTGCGACGATTCACTGGGAGAAGAGGACATTGTTCGGATATTTATTCAGATAATAGGACTAACTTCGTTGGAGCTCGCAACTTTCTACGAGAATTGCTAAATCTTTTGCGTAATCGTCAACATCAGGAGAAGGTGTCCAAGGAGTGTGCAACAAACCATATACAATGGCATTTCATCCCTCCAGCAGCTCCTCACTTTGGAGGCCTTTGGGAAGCAGCAGTTCGATCGGCCAAGAAGCATCTTCTCAAGGTTCTTGGAGAAAACGCTGTTACCTTCGAAGATATGACCACGATTCTAGTTCAAGTAGAGAACTGTTTGAACTCGAGACCAATCACTGCGTTAAGCGATGACCCAAATAATCTTCAACCATTGACACCCGGGCATTTCTTAATTGGTGAGGCGTTTCAACAACTACCAGAAAGAGACTACAGTGAGATACCGATGAATCGACTAAATCAGAGCCAAGTTCTACAGAAGAAACTTCAGCATTTCTGGGATAGATGGAGTGTTGAGTATCTTACGCAGCTGCAAGGACGGTATAAGAGATGGAAGTCACCGGTTAAAATATCTGTTGGGAGACTAGTCATCATCAAAGACGATAATCTACCACCCTGCCGCTGGAAGATGGGACGAGTTGAGAAGCTGCATCCAGGATCAGACGGTGTTGTGAGAGTAGTAACTCTGAAGACCGCTACAGGACCTTCTACGCGACCAATTGAGAAACTTTGCATACTACCAGAAGCGTTTCAGCCTCAAGAAGATGACCCACGTTCCTACGAAAACCAGACAGATCAGACCACCCCCTTGTGTTCGTGA